The Streptomyces phaeolivaceus genome has a window encoding:
- the hemC gene encoding hydroxymethylbilane synthase, whose translation MSDPQDRADRALRLGTRRSRLAMAQSGQVAEQVRRLTGRPVELVEITTYGDVSREQLAQIGGTGVFVTALREALLRGEVDFAVHSLKDLPTAHPDGLALAAVPVREDARDVLVARDGLTFERLPEGARVGTGSPRRMAQLNAYARGHGLTIETVPIRGNVDTRIGYVRKGELDAVVLAAAGLNRIGRSDEVTDFLSVDTVLPAPGQGALAIECAADKVDLIASLARLDDPCTRAAVTAERSLLAALEAGCSAPVGAFADLLADGQIVKEMRLRGVVGTTDGSTLVQLSTTGPVPETYDQAMALGRELAAEMLAKGAAGLMGERAH comes from the coding sequence ATGAGTGACCCGCAGGACAGGGCGGACAGGGCCCTGAGGCTCGGGACCAGGCGAAGCAGACTCGCCATGGCCCAGTCCGGGCAGGTGGCGGAGCAGGTCCGCCGGCTGACCGGGCGGCCCGTGGAACTCGTGGAGATCACGACGTACGGCGATGTCTCCCGCGAGCAGCTGGCGCAGATCGGCGGCACGGGCGTGTTCGTCACCGCGCTGCGCGAGGCGCTGCTGCGCGGCGAGGTCGACTTCGCGGTGCACTCGCTCAAGGACCTGCCGACCGCGCACCCGGACGGCCTGGCGCTGGCCGCCGTACCGGTGCGCGAGGACGCGCGGGACGTGCTGGTCGCCCGGGACGGACTGACCTTCGAGCGGCTGCCCGAGGGCGCCCGGGTCGGTACCGGTTCGCCGCGCCGGATGGCCCAGCTGAACGCGTACGCGCGCGGTCATGGGCTCACGATCGAGACGGTGCCGATCCGCGGGAACGTAGACACCCGGATCGGATATGTACGGAAGGGTGAGCTGGACGCCGTCGTTCTGGCCGCCGCCGGACTGAACCGGATCGGACGTAGTGATGAAGTGACCGATTTCCTTTCGGTCGACACCGTTTTGCCCGCCCCCGGCCAGGGGGCACTGGCGATCGAATGCGCCGCCGACAAGGTGGACCTGATCGCCTCGCTCGCCCGGCTCGACGACCCGTGCACTCGGGCCGCCGTGACCGCCGAGCGGTCCCTGCTCGCCGCCCTGGAGGCCGGTTGCAGCGCACCTGTGGGTGCGTTCGCCGACCTTCTGGCCGACGGGCAGATTGTCAAGGAGATGCGCCTGCGCGGCGTCGTCGGCACGACCGACGGCTCGACGCTGGTGCAGCTGTCCACCACCGGTCCCGTGCCCGAGACGTACGACCAAGCAATGGCGCTCGGCCGTGAACTCGCCGCCGAGATGCTCGCTAAGGGCGCGGCCGGTCTGATGGGGGAGCGAGCACATTGA